The Miscanthus floridulus cultivar M001 chromosome 17, ASM1932011v1, whole genome shotgun sequence genome has a window encoding:
- the LOC136517608 gene encoding paired amphipathic helix protein Sin3-like 6 isoform X5, which yields MEEAGGEERLNRLLERHGQEVVGFLMFAKAKLSESAYKELVKAAREIVEQSSNPEGGITVQKCEEILSQVFVGQTRVLEGFRHLVEAGDPSKDDHPLRLALSFMNKVKDSSSISNEDYRHFLVTLSELMTKKITNQETYLKVKKYMRHCPELFQTFETYLPPRLSNEQPCRSPNISISKVLCITPDENHSANHSLDGNEATGNGESLHAEENDGDKIDPLPCWSPSRENELPPKVNPDMFTRYSTSYSLLPKNCLTLKTSYHTELGQFVFNDTLVSSTSGSEDCFKFRTKNHYEENIFKCEDDMFESDMLLQRYTATADFIRNLQVDKDMKIQEHLTSLHRRCIEQLYDEHGLDMLDALSEKIDTSIALVILQSRLNQKIEDLKEAQSSFNKACSNIIANNYYRSLDHRSSSFKQLDKRRMSPKALLAEAREINMARLNNGYKHLSAYNNQSTLISENVFKDINLHIHKDIDRMVRYACKSCPSEQKLMMVWTTLVQPFVSISCQLQESNGTVAPKEACEHCGLSKTFLRSIPDSSLANNFSLSSKRGGYLLNTSNKSASILDACQTEIEDGEFIPDVGNIQFGSLLGHGNGAASCDVAAPSGAGLSSQCPGHSNCDHSNKSEVHYESREGYNIEMGSSAYSKRTAELYDVKGSVPCCSLVVLLRLHQILYERLVVAKNLSAEASKRGSHTSDLYAGFKEELFNLITGSTNSSNFEKYCLTILGPRSYVLFTLNEVIDRIIKQLCKICPVAENSILQTHEEVRGPAAGKDLSCHQNTRTSPGCPTNGSLEHDHQEEGEKGSKHSGDIVKPMQNHFQRRKKRKLEKQSS from the exons ATGGAGGAAGCCGGTGGTGAAGAACGGCTCAATAGGCTGCTTGAGAGGCATGGTCAGGAGGTTGTGGGGTTCCTCATGTTTGCTAAGGCCAAACTGAGCGAGAGTGCTTACAAGGAACTCGTCAAGGCAGCACGGGAGATTGTTGAACAAAG TTCAAATCCTGAAGGTGGAATCACAGTGCAAAAATGCGAAGAAATCCTATCTCAAGTGTTTGTTGGCCAAACTCGTGTCCTAGAAGGCTTCCGGCACCTCGTCGAAGCAGGTGATCCCTCCAAGGATGACCACCCTTTACGGCTTGCACTCTCTTTCATGAACAAAGTGAAG GATTCATCATCTATATCTAATGAAGATTACAGACATTTTTTGGTCACCTTGTCTGAGTTGATGACAAAAAAGATCACTAATCAAGAGACTTACCTAAAG GTAAAGAAATATATGCGCCATTGTCCAGAATTATTTCAAACCTTTGAAACTTATCTGCCTCCACGTCTATCGAATGAGCAACCTTGCAGAAGTCCAAATATTAGTATTAGCAAG GTTTTATGCATTACTCCAGATGAAAATCATAGCGCAAATCATAGCTTGGATGGTAACGAAGCAACAG GTAATGGAGAATCACTTCATGCAGAAGAGAATGATGGAGACAAGATTGATCCCTTACCATGCTGGAGTCCGTCAAGAGAAAATGAACTACCCCCAAAAGTGAACCCGGATATGTTCACACGCTACTCTACTAGCTACTCCCTATTACCGAAGAAT TGCTTGACTCTAAAAACAAGCTACCACACTGAGCTGGGACAGTTCGTATTTAACGACACATTGGTTTCTTCTACCTCAGGGAGTGAGGACTGCTTTAAGTTCAGAACTAAAAATCATTATGAAGAAAATATTTTCAAATGTGAAGACGACAT GTTTGAGAGTGACATGCTTTTGCAACGCTACACAGCAACTGCTGACTTTATCAGAAATCTGCAAGTtgacaaagatatgaaaattCAAGAGCATCTAACTT CCTTACATAGGAGATGCATTGAACAATTATATGATGAACATGGCCTCGACATGCTTGATGCTCTGTCGGAGAAAATTGATACCAGTATAGCTCTTGTTATTCTACAGTCTCGTTTAAACCAGAAGATAGAAGATTTGAAAGAGGCACAGTCATCTTTTAATAAAGCATGCTCAAATATTATTGCCAATAATTACTACAGATCACTTGATCATCGCAGCTCCTCCTTCAAACAATTGGAcaaaaggaggatgagcccaaaag CGTTGCTTGCTGAAGCTAGAGAAATCAACATGGCAAGGCTGAACAATGGGTATAAACATCTTTCTGCTTACAACAATCAATCAACTTTGATCTCGGAAAATGTATTTAAAGATATTAATCTTCATATCCATAAGGACATAGACAGGATGGTTCGTTATGCATGCAAAAGTTGTCCTTCTGAACAGAAGCTGATGATGGTTTGGACAACATTAGTTCAGCCATTTGTTTCTATTAGTTGTCAATTACAAGAATCGAATGGCACTGTAGCTCCAAAAGAAGCTTGTGAACATTGTGGTCTCAGCAAAACTTTTCTCAGGAGTATCCCTGACTCTTCGCTTGCTAATAATTTTTCTTTATCTTCAAAG AGAGGTGGATATCTTCTAAATACGTCCAATAAGTCTGCTTCTATACTTGACGCTTGTCAGACTGAGATTGAGGATGGCGAGTTCATACCTGATGTAGGAAACATCCAGTTTGGATCCTTGCTTGGACATGGGAACGGAGCAGCAAGTTGTGATGTTGCTGCTCCCAGTGGGGCTGGGTTGAGTTCTCAGTGCCCAGGCCATAGTAATTGTGACCACAGTAATAAATCTGAAGTGCACTATGAATCAAGAGAAGGCTACAACATTGAAATGGGCAGTTCAGCATATTCCAAAAGAACAGCTGAACTGTATGATGTGAAAGGCAGCGTACCTTGTTGTTCTCTGGTTGTGCTCTTAAGGCTTCACCAG ATTTTGTATGAGAGGCTAGTAGTAGCAAAGAATCTTTCGGCAGAAGCTTCCAAGAGAGGTTCACACACCAGTGATTTATATGCAGG GTTTAAGGAGGAGCTCTTTAACCTAATAACGGGCTCTACTAACAGTTCCAACTTTGAGAAGTACTGCCTGACAATCCTTGGGCCGAGATCCTATGTACTTTTTACTCTGAATGAGGTGATAGACCGAATTATCAAGCAG CTCTGTAAAATTTGTCCAGTTGCTGAGAACTCGATTCTTCAGACCCATGAGGAAGTGAGAGGACCGGCCGCAGGCAAAGATTTATCTTGCCATCAAAACACGAGAACT TCTCCAGGTTGTCCAACAAATGGTTCActtgagcatgatcatcaagagGAGGGAGAGAAAGGTAGCAAGCACAGTGGTGATATTGTTAAGCCGATGCAAAACCATTTTCAGAGAAG GAAAAAGCGCAAGTTGGAGAAACAGTCCAGCTAG
- the LOC136517608 gene encoding paired amphipathic helix protein Sin3-like 6 isoform X4 has protein sequence MEEAGGEERLNRLLERHGQEVVGFLMFAKAKLSESAYKELVKAAREIVEQSSNPEGGITVQKCEEILSQVFVGQTRVLEGFRHLVEAGDPSKDDHPLRLALSFMNKVKDSSSISNEDYRHFLVTLSELMTKKITNQETYLKVKKYMRHCPELFQTFETYLPPRLSNEQPCRSPNISISKQVLCITPDENHSANHSLDGNEATGTPCISDFLQTSTRGNGESLHAEENDGDKIDPLPCWSPSRENELPPKVNPDMFTRYSTSYSLLPKNCLTLKTSYHTELGQFVFNDTLVSSTSGSEDCFKFRTKNHYEENIFKCEDDMFESDMLLQRYTATADFIRNLQVDKDMKIQEHLTSLHRRCIEQLYDEHGLDMLDALSEKIDTSIALVILQSRLNQKIEDLKEAQSSFNKACSNIIANNYYRSLDHRSSSFKQLDKRRMSPKALLAEAREINMARLNNGYKHLSAYNNQSTLISENVFKDINLHIHKDIDRMVRYACKSCPSEQKLMMVWTTLVQPFVSISCQLQESNGTVAPKEACEHCGLSKTFLRSIPDSSLANNFSLSSKRGGYLLNTSNKSASILDACQTEIEDGEFIPDVGNIQFGSLLGHGNGAASCDVAAPSGAGLSSQCPGHSNCDHSNKSEVHYESREGYNIEMGSSAYSKRTAELYDVKGSVPCCSLVVLLRLHQILYERLVVAKNLSAEASKRGSHTSDLYAGFKEELFNLITGSTNSSNFEKYCLTILGPRSYVLFTLNEVIDRIIKQTHEEVRGPAAGKDLSCHQNTRTSPGCPTNGSLEHDHQEEGEKGSKHSGDIVKPMQNHFQRRKKRKLEKQSS, from the exons ATGGAGGAAGCCGGTGGTGAAGAACGGCTCAATAGGCTGCTTGAGAGGCATGGTCAGGAGGTTGTGGGGTTCCTCATGTTTGCTAAGGCCAAACTGAGCGAGAGTGCTTACAAGGAACTCGTCAAGGCAGCACGGGAGATTGTTGAACAAAG TTCAAATCCTGAAGGTGGAATCACAGTGCAAAAATGCGAAGAAATCCTATCTCAAGTGTTTGTTGGCCAAACTCGTGTCCTAGAAGGCTTCCGGCACCTCGTCGAAGCAGGTGATCCCTCCAAGGATGACCACCCTTTACGGCTTGCACTCTCTTTCATGAACAAAGTGAAG GATTCATCATCTATATCTAATGAAGATTACAGACATTTTTTGGTCACCTTGTCTGAGTTGATGACAAAAAAGATCACTAATCAAGAGACTTACCTAAAG GTAAAGAAATATATGCGCCATTGTCCAGAATTATTTCAAACCTTTGAAACTTATCTGCCTCCACGTCTATCGAATGAGCAACCTTGCAGAAGTCCAAATATTAGTATTAGCAAG CAGGTTTTATGCATTACTCCAGATGAAAATCATAGCGCAAATCATAGCTTGGATGGTAACGAAGCAACAGGTACTCCGTGCATCTCCGACTTCTTGCAAACATCTACAAGAG GTAATGGAGAATCACTTCATGCAGAAGAGAATGATGGAGACAAGATTGATCCCTTACCATGCTGGAGTCCGTCAAGAGAAAATGAACTACCCCCAAAAGTGAACCCGGATATGTTCACACGCTACTCTACTAGCTACTCCCTATTACCGAAGAAT TGCTTGACTCTAAAAACAAGCTACCACACTGAGCTGGGACAGTTCGTATTTAACGACACATTGGTTTCTTCTACCTCAGGGAGTGAGGACTGCTTTAAGTTCAGAACTAAAAATCATTATGAAGAAAATATTTTCAAATGTGAAGACGACAT GTTTGAGAGTGACATGCTTTTGCAACGCTACACAGCAACTGCTGACTTTATCAGAAATCTGCAAGTtgacaaagatatgaaaattCAAGAGCATCTAACTT CCTTACATAGGAGATGCATTGAACAATTATATGATGAACATGGCCTCGACATGCTTGATGCTCTGTCGGAGAAAATTGATACCAGTATAGCTCTTGTTATTCTACAGTCTCGTTTAAACCAGAAGATAGAAGATTTGAAAGAGGCACAGTCATCTTTTAATAAAGCATGCTCAAATATTATTGCCAATAATTACTACAGATCACTTGATCATCGCAGCTCCTCCTTCAAACAATTGGAcaaaaggaggatgagcccaaaag CGTTGCTTGCTGAAGCTAGAGAAATCAACATGGCAAGGCTGAACAATGGGTATAAACATCTTTCTGCTTACAACAATCAATCAACTTTGATCTCGGAAAATGTATTTAAAGATATTAATCTTCATATCCATAAGGACATAGACAGGATGGTTCGTTATGCATGCAAAAGTTGTCCTTCTGAACAGAAGCTGATGATGGTTTGGACAACATTAGTTCAGCCATTTGTTTCTATTAGTTGTCAATTACAAGAATCGAATGGCACTGTAGCTCCAAAAGAAGCTTGTGAACATTGTGGTCTCAGCAAAACTTTTCTCAGGAGTATCCCTGACTCTTCGCTTGCTAATAATTTTTCTTTATCTTCAAAG AGAGGTGGATATCTTCTAAATACGTCCAATAAGTCTGCTTCTATACTTGACGCTTGTCAGACTGAGATTGAGGATGGCGAGTTCATACCTGATGTAGGAAACATCCAGTTTGGATCCTTGCTTGGACATGGGAACGGAGCAGCAAGTTGTGATGTTGCTGCTCCCAGTGGGGCTGGGTTGAGTTCTCAGTGCCCAGGCCATAGTAATTGTGACCACAGTAATAAATCTGAAGTGCACTATGAATCAAGAGAAGGCTACAACATTGAAATGGGCAGTTCAGCATATTCCAAAAGAACAGCTGAACTGTATGATGTGAAAGGCAGCGTACCTTGTTGTTCTCTGGTTGTGCTCTTAAGGCTTCACCAG ATTTTGTATGAGAGGCTAGTAGTAGCAAAGAATCTTTCGGCAGAAGCTTCCAAGAGAGGTTCACACACCAGTGATTTATATGCAGG GTTTAAGGAGGAGCTCTTTAACCTAATAACGGGCTCTACTAACAGTTCCAACTTTGAGAAGTACTGCCTGACAATCCTTGGGCCGAGATCCTATGTACTTTTTACTCTGAATGAGGTGATAGACCGAATTATCAAGCAG ACCCATGAGGAAGTGAGAGGACCGGCCGCAGGCAAAGATTTATCTTGCCATCAAAACACGAGAACT TCTCCAGGTTGTCCAACAAATGGTTCActtgagcatgatcatcaagagGAGGGAGAGAAAGGTAGCAAGCACAGTGGTGATATTGTTAAGCCGATGCAAAACCATTTTCAGAGAAG GAAAAAGCGCAAGTTGGAGAAACAGTCCAGCTAG
- the LOC136517608 gene encoding paired amphipathic helix protein Sin3-like 6 isoform X2: MEEAGGEERLNRLLERHGQEVVGFLMFAKAKLSESAYKELVKAAREIVEQSSNPEGGITVQKCEEILSQVFVGQTRVLEGFRHLVEAGDPSKDDHPLRLALSFMNKVKDSSSISNEDYRHFLVTLSELMTKKITNQETYLKVKKYMRHCPELFQTFETYLPPRLSNEQPCRSPNISISKVLCITPDENHSANHSLDGNEATGTPCISDFLQTSTRGNGESLHAEENDGDKIDPLPCWSPSRENELPPKVNPDMFTRYSTSYSLLPKNCLTLKTSYHTELGQFVFNDTLVSSTSGSEDCFKFRTKNHYEENIFKCEDDMFESDMLLQRYTATADFIRNLQVDKDMKIQEHLTSLHRRCIEQLYDEHGLDMLDALSEKIDTSIALVILQSRLNQKIEDLKEAQSSFNKACSNIIANNYYRSLDHRSSSFKQLDKRRMSPKALLAEAREINMARLNNGYKHLSAYNNQSTLISENVFKDINLHIHKDIDRMVRYACKSCPSEQKLMMVWTTLVQPFVSISCQLQESNGTVAPKEACEHCGLSKTFLRSIPDSSLANNFSLSSKRGGYLLNTSNKSASILDACQTEIEDGEFIPDVGNIQFGSLLGHGNGAASCDVAAPSGAGLSSQCPGHSNCDHSNKSEVHYESREGYNIEMGSSAYSKRTAELYDVKGSVPCCSLVVLLRLHQILYERLVVAKNLSAEASKRGSHTSDLYAGFKEELFNLITGSTNSSNFEKYCLTILGPRSYVLFTLNEVIDRIIKQLCKICPVAENSILQTHEEVRGPAAGKDLSCHQNTRTSPGCPTNGSLEHDHQEEGEKGSKHSGDIVKPMQNHFQRRKKRKLEKQSS; encoded by the exons ATGGAGGAAGCCGGTGGTGAAGAACGGCTCAATAGGCTGCTTGAGAGGCATGGTCAGGAGGTTGTGGGGTTCCTCATGTTTGCTAAGGCCAAACTGAGCGAGAGTGCTTACAAGGAACTCGTCAAGGCAGCACGGGAGATTGTTGAACAAAG TTCAAATCCTGAAGGTGGAATCACAGTGCAAAAATGCGAAGAAATCCTATCTCAAGTGTTTGTTGGCCAAACTCGTGTCCTAGAAGGCTTCCGGCACCTCGTCGAAGCAGGTGATCCCTCCAAGGATGACCACCCTTTACGGCTTGCACTCTCTTTCATGAACAAAGTGAAG GATTCATCATCTATATCTAATGAAGATTACAGACATTTTTTGGTCACCTTGTCTGAGTTGATGACAAAAAAGATCACTAATCAAGAGACTTACCTAAAG GTAAAGAAATATATGCGCCATTGTCCAGAATTATTTCAAACCTTTGAAACTTATCTGCCTCCACGTCTATCGAATGAGCAACCTTGCAGAAGTCCAAATATTAGTATTAGCAAG GTTTTATGCATTACTCCAGATGAAAATCATAGCGCAAATCATAGCTTGGATGGTAACGAAGCAACAGGTACTCCGTGCATCTCCGACTTCTTGCAAACATCTACAAGAG GTAATGGAGAATCACTTCATGCAGAAGAGAATGATGGAGACAAGATTGATCCCTTACCATGCTGGAGTCCGTCAAGAGAAAATGAACTACCCCCAAAAGTGAACCCGGATATGTTCACACGCTACTCTACTAGCTACTCCCTATTACCGAAGAAT TGCTTGACTCTAAAAACAAGCTACCACACTGAGCTGGGACAGTTCGTATTTAACGACACATTGGTTTCTTCTACCTCAGGGAGTGAGGACTGCTTTAAGTTCAGAACTAAAAATCATTATGAAGAAAATATTTTCAAATGTGAAGACGACAT GTTTGAGAGTGACATGCTTTTGCAACGCTACACAGCAACTGCTGACTTTATCAGAAATCTGCAAGTtgacaaagatatgaaaattCAAGAGCATCTAACTT CCTTACATAGGAGATGCATTGAACAATTATATGATGAACATGGCCTCGACATGCTTGATGCTCTGTCGGAGAAAATTGATACCAGTATAGCTCTTGTTATTCTACAGTCTCGTTTAAACCAGAAGATAGAAGATTTGAAAGAGGCACAGTCATCTTTTAATAAAGCATGCTCAAATATTATTGCCAATAATTACTACAGATCACTTGATCATCGCAGCTCCTCCTTCAAACAATTGGAcaaaaggaggatgagcccaaaag CGTTGCTTGCTGAAGCTAGAGAAATCAACATGGCAAGGCTGAACAATGGGTATAAACATCTTTCTGCTTACAACAATCAATCAACTTTGATCTCGGAAAATGTATTTAAAGATATTAATCTTCATATCCATAAGGACATAGACAGGATGGTTCGTTATGCATGCAAAAGTTGTCCTTCTGAACAGAAGCTGATGATGGTTTGGACAACATTAGTTCAGCCATTTGTTTCTATTAGTTGTCAATTACAAGAATCGAATGGCACTGTAGCTCCAAAAGAAGCTTGTGAACATTGTGGTCTCAGCAAAACTTTTCTCAGGAGTATCCCTGACTCTTCGCTTGCTAATAATTTTTCTTTATCTTCAAAG AGAGGTGGATATCTTCTAAATACGTCCAATAAGTCTGCTTCTATACTTGACGCTTGTCAGACTGAGATTGAGGATGGCGAGTTCATACCTGATGTAGGAAACATCCAGTTTGGATCCTTGCTTGGACATGGGAACGGAGCAGCAAGTTGTGATGTTGCTGCTCCCAGTGGGGCTGGGTTGAGTTCTCAGTGCCCAGGCCATAGTAATTGTGACCACAGTAATAAATCTGAAGTGCACTATGAATCAAGAGAAGGCTACAACATTGAAATGGGCAGTTCAGCATATTCCAAAAGAACAGCTGAACTGTATGATGTGAAAGGCAGCGTACCTTGTTGTTCTCTGGTTGTGCTCTTAAGGCTTCACCAG ATTTTGTATGAGAGGCTAGTAGTAGCAAAGAATCTTTCGGCAGAAGCTTCCAAGAGAGGTTCACACACCAGTGATTTATATGCAGG GTTTAAGGAGGAGCTCTTTAACCTAATAACGGGCTCTACTAACAGTTCCAACTTTGAGAAGTACTGCCTGACAATCCTTGGGCCGAGATCCTATGTACTTTTTACTCTGAATGAGGTGATAGACCGAATTATCAAGCAG CTCTGTAAAATTTGTCCAGTTGCTGAGAACTCGATTCTTCAGACCCATGAGGAAGTGAGAGGACCGGCCGCAGGCAAAGATTTATCTTGCCATCAAAACACGAGAACT TCTCCAGGTTGTCCAACAAATGGTTCActtgagcatgatcatcaagagGAGGGAGAGAAAGGTAGCAAGCACAGTGGTGATATTGTTAAGCCGATGCAAAACCATTTTCAGAGAAG GAAAAAGCGCAAGTTGGAGAAACAGTCCAGCTAG
- the LOC136517608 gene encoding paired amphipathic helix protein Sin3-like 6 isoform X1, whose amino-acid sequence MEEAGGEERLNRLLERHGQEVVGFLMFAKAKLSESAYKELVKAAREIVEQSSNPEGGITVQKCEEILSQVFVGQTRVLEGFRHLVEAGDPSKDDHPLRLALSFMNKVKDSSSISNEDYRHFLVTLSELMTKKITNQETYLKVKKYMRHCPELFQTFETYLPPRLSNEQPCRSPNISISKQVLCITPDENHSANHSLDGNEATGTPCISDFLQTSTRGNGESLHAEENDGDKIDPLPCWSPSRENELPPKVNPDMFTRYSTSYSLLPKNCLTLKTSYHTELGQFVFNDTLVSSTSGSEDCFKFRTKNHYEENIFKCEDDMFESDMLLQRYTATADFIRNLQVDKDMKIQEHLTSLHRRCIEQLYDEHGLDMLDALSEKIDTSIALVILQSRLNQKIEDLKEAQSSFNKACSNIIANNYYRSLDHRSSSFKQLDKRRMSPKALLAEAREINMARLNNGYKHLSAYNNQSTLISENVFKDINLHIHKDIDRMVRYACKSCPSEQKLMMVWTTLVQPFVSISCQLQESNGTVAPKEACEHCGLSKTFLRSIPDSSLANNFSLSSKRGGYLLNTSNKSASILDACQTEIEDGEFIPDVGNIQFGSLLGHGNGAASCDVAAPSGAGLSSQCPGHSNCDHSNKSEVHYESREGYNIEMGSSAYSKRTAELYDVKGSVPCCSLVVLLRLHQILYERLVVAKNLSAEASKRGSHTSDLYAGFKEELFNLITGSTNSSNFEKYCLTILGPRSYVLFTLNEVIDRIIKQLCKICPVAENSILQTHEEVRGPAAGKDLSCHQNTRTSPGCPTNGSLEHDHQEEGEKGSKHSGDIVKPMQNHFQRRKKRKLEKQSS is encoded by the exons ATGGAGGAAGCCGGTGGTGAAGAACGGCTCAATAGGCTGCTTGAGAGGCATGGTCAGGAGGTTGTGGGGTTCCTCATGTTTGCTAAGGCCAAACTGAGCGAGAGTGCTTACAAGGAACTCGTCAAGGCAGCACGGGAGATTGTTGAACAAAG TTCAAATCCTGAAGGTGGAATCACAGTGCAAAAATGCGAAGAAATCCTATCTCAAGTGTTTGTTGGCCAAACTCGTGTCCTAGAAGGCTTCCGGCACCTCGTCGAAGCAGGTGATCCCTCCAAGGATGACCACCCTTTACGGCTTGCACTCTCTTTCATGAACAAAGTGAAG GATTCATCATCTATATCTAATGAAGATTACAGACATTTTTTGGTCACCTTGTCTGAGTTGATGACAAAAAAGATCACTAATCAAGAGACTTACCTAAAG GTAAAGAAATATATGCGCCATTGTCCAGAATTATTTCAAACCTTTGAAACTTATCTGCCTCCACGTCTATCGAATGAGCAACCTTGCAGAAGTCCAAATATTAGTATTAGCAAG CAGGTTTTATGCATTACTCCAGATGAAAATCATAGCGCAAATCATAGCTTGGATGGTAACGAAGCAACAGGTACTCCGTGCATCTCCGACTTCTTGCAAACATCTACAAGAG GTAATGGAGAATCACTTCATGCAGAAGAGAATGATGGAGACAAGATTGATCCCTTACCATGCTGGAGTCCGTCAAGAGAAAATGAACTACCCCCAAAAGTGAACCCGGATATGTTCACACGCTACTCTACTAGCTACTCCCTATTACCGAAGAAT TGCTTGACTCTAAAAACAAGCTACCACACTGAGCTGGGACAGTTCGTATTTAACGACACATTGGTTTCTTCTACCTCAGGGAGTGAGGACTGCTTTAAGTTCAGAACTAAAAATCATTATGAAGAAAATATTTTCAAATGTGAAGACGACAT GTTTGAGAGTGACATGCTTTTGCAACGCTACACAGCAACTGCTGACTTTATCAGAAATCTGCAAGTtgacaaagatatgaaaattCAAGAGCATCTAACTT CCTTACATAGGAGATGCATTGAACAATTATATGATGAACATGGCCTCGACATGCTTGATGCTCTGTCGGAGAAAATTGATACCAGTATAGCTCTTGTTATTCTACAGTCTCGTTTAAACCAGAAGATAGAAGATTTGAAAGAGGCACAGTCATCTTTTAATAAAGCATGCTCAAATATTATTGCCAATAATTACTACAGATCACTTGATCATCGCAGCTCCTCCTTCAAACAATTGGAcaaaaggaggatgagcccaaaag CGTTGCTTGCTGAAGCTAGAGAAATCAACATGGCAAGGCTGAACAATGGGTATAAACATCTTTCTGCTTACAACAATCAATCAACTTTGATCTCGGAAAATGTATTTAAAGATATTAATCTTCATATCCATAAGGACATAGACAGGATGGTTCGTTATGCATGCAAAAGTTGTCCTTCTGAACAGAAGCTGATGATGGTTTGGACAACATTAGTTCAGCCATTTGTTTCTATTAGTTGTCAATTACAAGAATCGAATGGCACTGTAGCTCCAAAAGAAGCTTGTGAACATTGTGGTCTCAGCAAAACTTTTCTCAGGAGTATCCCTGACTCTTCGCTTGCTAATAATTTTTCTTTATCTTCAAAG AGAGGTGGATATCTTCTAAATACGTCCAATAAGTCTGCTTCTATACTTGACGCTTGTCAGACTGAGATTGAGGATGGCGAGTTCATACCTGATGTAGGAAACATCCAGTTTGGATCCTTGCTTGGACATGGGAACGGAGCAGCAAGTTGTGATGTTGCTGCTCCCAGTGGGGCTGGGTTGAGTTCTCAGTGCCCAGGCCATAGTAATTGTGACCACAGTAATAAATCTGAAGTGCACTATGAATCAAGAGAAGGCTACAACATTGAAATGGGCAGTTCAGCATATTCCAAAAGAACAGCTGAACTGTATGATGTGAAAGGCAGCGTACCTTGTTGTTCTCTGGTTGTGCTCTTAAGGCTTCACCAG ATTTTGTATGAGAGGCTAGTAGTAGCAAAGAATCTTTCGGCAGAAGCTTCCAAGAGAGGTTCACACACCAGTGATTTATATGCAGG GTTTAAGGAGGAGCTCTTTAACCTAATAACGGGCTCTACTAACAGTTCCAACTTTGAGAAGTACTGCCTGACAATCCTTGGGCCGAGATCCTATGTACTTTTTACTCTGAATGAGGTGATAGACCGAATTATCAAGCAG CTCTGTAAAATTTGTCCAGTTGCTGAGAACTCGATTCTTCAGACCCATGAGGAAGTGAGAGGACCGGCCGCAGGCAAAGATTTATCTTGCCATCAAAACACGAGAACT TCTCCAGGTTGTCCAACAAATGGTTCActtgagcatgatcatcaagagGAGGGAGAGAAAGGTAGCAAGCACAGTGGTGATATTGTTAAGCCGATGCAAAACCATTTTCAGAGAAG GAAAAAGCGCAAGTTGGAGAAACAGTCCAGCTAG